In Nocardioides sp. InS609-2, a single genomic region encodes these proteins:
- a CDS encoding NUDIX hydrolase, with amino-acid sequence MTTLNTVTYGGGMHRFASVALIDRRGWLLLQERDEHPDIDPECWGFPGGGVEEGETFEQAAYRELEEETGVRLDPGALTLHGEFSFYSDQCRTDDEFALYVAHVDLTDDDVECHEGRQMLFVDPVSLGDLPLTGSLKIALPGLLDSDVYARIT; translated from the coding sequence ACGGTGGCGGGATGCATCGGTTCGCCAGCGTCGCCCTGATCGACCGCCGGGGCTGGCTGCTCCTTCAGGAACGCGACGAGCACCCCGACATCGACCCCGAGTGCTGGGGGTTCCCCGGAGGCGGTGTCGAGGAGGGGGAGACCTTCGAGCAGGCGGCCTACCGCGAGCTCGAGGAGGAGACCGGCGTCAGGCTCGATCCCGGCGCGCTCACGCTGCACGGTGAGTTCTCGTTCTACAGCGATCAGTGCCGCACCGACGACGAGTTCGCGCTGTACGTCGCGCACGTCGACCTCACCGACGACGACGTCGAGTGCCACGAAGGCCGGCAGATGCTGTTCGTGGACCCGGTCTCACTCGGTGACCTCCCTCTCACGGGCTCCCTGAAGATCGCCCTGCCAGGTCTGCTCGACTCCGATGTCTACGCCCGGATCACCTAG
- the dxs gene encoding 1-deoxy-D-xylulose-5-phosphate synthase, with amino-acid sequence MGHLESISTPSDLRGLGDAELTALAAEIRDFLISTCARTSGHLGPNLGVVELTLAIHRVFDSPRDRVVFDTGHQAYVHKLVTGRMAGFENLRHEGGVSGYPSQAESEHDIVENSHASTSLSYADGLAKAYRIRGEDRHVVAVIGDGALTGGMAWEALNNIAIQHDSRLVIVVNDNGRSYTPTIGGLATALTTLRTNPRYEQVLDLVKKRLNAVPGVGPAAYDALHAVKKGMKDALAPQGLFEDLGLKYVGPVDGHDRIALEQALAKAKRFGGPVIVHAITRKGFGYDPAERHEADQFHAPGPFDVQTGAEKPKGKIWTDHFSDAVVELGERRQDVVAITAAMMHPVGLDAFARRFPERTFDVGIAEQHAVTSAAGLAMGGLHPVFALYATFLNRAFDQVLLDVALHKCGVTFVLDRSGVTGDDGASHNGMWDMSILQVVPGLRLAAPRDAARVGELLNEAVEVDDAPTVVRFPKGPPPADIPAIGKAGGADVLVRSGTHDVLVVAVGSMAEVAVDVAERLVAQGIGVTVVDPRWVKPVDPAIIELARDHKLVVSIEDNGRIGGCGAVLLQTLNDAGVTTPFRLLGIPQEFLGHAKRAAILERIGLSAQTIARDIVEDVTAVRDGRALVDGDLGR; translated from the coding sequence ATGGGGCACCTGGAGTCGATCTCGACCCCGAGCGACCTGCGCGGCCTCGGCGACGCCGAGCTCACCGCACTTGCCGCGGAGATCCGCGACTTCCTGATCTCGACGTGCGCGCGCACCAGCGGCCACCTCGGACCCAACCTGGGCGTCGTGGAGCTGACCCTGGCGATCCACCGGGTCTTCGACTCGCCGCGTGACCGGGTCGTCTTCGACACCGGCCACCAGGCCTACGTGCACAAGTTGGTGACCGGCCGAATGGCGGGCTTCGAGAACCTGCGCCACGAGGGCGGTGTCAGCGGCTATCCGAGCCAGGCGGAGTCCGAGCACGACATCGTCGAGAACTCCCACGCCTCCACCTCCCTGTCGTACGCCGACGGGCTGGCAAAGGCCTACCGGATCCGGGGCGAGGACCGGCACGTCGTGGCCGTCATCGGCGACGGCGCGCTCACCGGCGGCATGGCCTGGGAAGCGCTCAACAACATCGCCATCCAGCACGACAGCCGGCTCGTCATCGTGGTCAACGACAACGGTCGCTCCTACACGCCGACGATCGGTGGCCTCGCCACCGCGCTCACCACGCTGCGCACCAACCCGCGTTACGAGCAGGTCCTCGACCTCGTCAAGAAGCGGCTCAACGCCGTGCCCGGTGTCGGACCCGCGGCGTACGACGCGCTGCATGCGGTCAAGAAGGGCATGAAGGACGCCTTGGCGCCGCAGGGTCTCTTCGAGGACCTCGGCCTCAAGTACGTCGGCCCCGTCGACGGCCACGACCGCATCGCCCTGGAGCAGGCACTCGCCAAGGCCAAGCGGTTCGGTGGCCCGGTGATCGTGCACGCGATCACCCGCAAGGGTTTCGGCTACGACCCGGCCGAGCGGCACGAGGCCGACCAGTTCCACGCGCCCGGACCCTTCGACGTGCAGACGGGTGCCGAGAAGCCCAAGGGCAAGATCTGGACCGACCACTTCTCCGACGCCGTCGTCGAGCTGGGAGAGCGTCGCCAGGACGTCGTGGCCATCACCGCCGCGATGATGCACCCGGTCGGCCTGGACGCGTTCGCACGCCGCTTCCCCGAGCGCACCTTCGACGTCGGAATCGCCGAGCAGCATGCGGTCACGTCTGCCGCCGGTCTCGCGATGGGCGGCCTGCACCCGGTGTTCGCTCTGTACGCGACGTTCCTCAACCGCGCGTTCGACCAGGTCCTCTTGGACGTTGCCCTGCACAAGTGCGGTGTGACGTTCGTGCTCGACCGGTCCGGTGTCACCGGTGACGACGGCGCCAGCCACAACGGCATGTGGGACATGTCGATCCTCCAGGTCGTGCCGGGGCTGCGCCTCGCCGCTCCGCGGGACGCCGCCAGGGTCGGCGAGCTGCTCAACGAGGCCGTCGAGGTCGACGACGCCCCGACGGTGGTGCGCTTCCCGAAGGGCCCTCCGCCCGCTGACATCCCGGCGATCGGCAAGGCCGGCGGCGCCGACGTACTCGTGCGCAGCGGCACCCACGACGTGCTCGTCGTCGCTGTTGGCTCGATGGCCGAGGTAGCCGTCGACGTCGCCGAGCGGCTGGTCGCGCAAGGTATCGGTGTCACCGTCGTCGACCCACGCTGGGTTAAGCCGGTCGACCCCGCCATCATCGAGCTGGCCCGCGACCACAAGCTCGTAGTGAGCATCGAGGACAACGGCCGCATCGGCGGCTGCGGCGCCGTACTGCTGCAGACGCTCAACGACGCCGGCGTCACCACGCCGTTCCGGCTGCTCGGCATCCCGCAGGAGTTCCTGGGCCACGCCAAGCGCGCAGCGATCCTCGAACGCATCGGTCTGTCGGCCCAGACCATCGCGCGCGACATCGTGGAAGACGTCACGGCCGTGCGCGACGGCCGCGCGCTGGTCGACGGGGATCTCGGTCGCTAG
- a CDS encoding amino acid permease, translated as MSVFRTKSVEQSIAETEEPEHQLKKNLGALDLTIFGVGVIIGAGIFVYTGQVAATNSGPAIAISFAIAGLACALAALCYAEFASTVPVAGSAYTFSYATFGELVAWIIGWDLVLEFTVGASALAAGFSGYLQNVLDGTALEIPASIGSASDGVVNLPAVLISLLVAGVLIGGIKLSSRVNQIVVAIKLTVVGLVIVVGIAYIKTSNYTPFIPDSKPASGGEASFWKTPLISSIFGLDPAVYGIGGVIAGAAIVFFAFIGFDVVATTAEETRNPQKNVPIGILSSLAIVTVLYIAVSLVVTGMQNYTEIDPEDAAPLATAFDAVGVDWIANIIAVGATIGLTVVVLILMMGQTRVAFAMARDGLLPPVLAKVHPTFGTPHVITAITGVGVAVLSGFVDFETLGDLVSIGTLFAFVLVSVGVLVLRKTRPDLPRAFRTPAVWFVASLSVLMCVYLMLNLIGETWLRFGIWMLIGLVVYFTYSRNHSRVGLREAEGAKQPTA; from the coding sequence ATGAGCGTCTTTCGCACCAAGTCGGTCGAGCAGTCCATCGCCGAGACCGAGGAGCCCGAGCACCAGCTCAAGAAGAACCTGGGAGCCCTCGACCTGACGATCTTCGGTGTCGGCGTCATCATCGGCGCGGGCATCTTCGTCTACACCGGCCAGGTGGCGGCCACCAACAGCGGCCCGGCCATTGCGATCTCGTTCGCGATCGCGGGTCTCGCGTGTGCCTTGGCAGCCCTCTGCTACGCGGAGTTCGCGTCGACGGTGCCGGTCGCGGGCAGCGCCTACACGTTCAGCTACGCGACGTTCGGCGAGCTCGTCGCCTGGATCATCGGCTGGGACCTCGTGCTGGAGTTCACGGTCGGCGCCTCGGCCCTCGCCGCGGGCTTCTCGGGCTACCTCCAGAACGTGCTCGACGGGACGGCGCTTGAGATCCCGGCTTCGATCGGGTCGGCGTCCGACGGCGTCGTCAACCTGCCGGCGGTCCTGATCTCGCTACTCGTGGCGGGGGTCCTGATCGGCGGCATCAAGCTGTCGAGCCGGGTCAACCAGATCGTGGTGGCCATCAAGCTCACGGTGGTGGGGCTGGTCATCGTGGTCGGCATCGCCTACATCAAGACGTCGAACTACACGCCGTTCATCCCCGACAGCAAGCCGGCCTCCGGCGGCGAGGCCTCGTTCTGGAAGACGCCGCTCATCTCCAGCATCTTCGGTCTGGACCCGGCGGTCTACGGCATCGGCGGCGTGATCGCGGGTGCGGCGATCGTCTTCTTCGCCTTCATCGGCTTCGACGTGGTCGCCACCACCGCTGAAGAGACCAGGAACCCGCAGAAGAACGTCCCGATCGGCATCCTGTCGTCGCTCGCCATCGTGACCGTGCTCTACATCGCGGTGTCCCTGGTGGTCACCGGCATGCAGAACTACACCGAGATCGACCCCGAGGATGCGGCGCCGCTCGCGACTGCGTTCGACGCGGTGGGGGTCGACTGGATCGCCAACATCATCGCCGTCGGCGCGACGATCGGCCTCACGGTCGTCGTACTCATCCTGATGATGGGTCAGACCCGCGTGGCGTTCGCGATGGCCCGCGACGGCCTGTTGCCGCCGGTGCTGGCCAAGGTCCACCCGACGTTCGGCACCCCGCACGTCATCACCGCCATCACGGGCGTCGGCGTCGCCGTCCTGTCGGGCTTCGTCGACTTCGAGACGCTGGGCGACCTGGTCAGCATCGGCACGCTGTTCGCCTTCGTGCTGGTGTCGGTCGGTGTCCTGGTGCTGCGCAAGACCCGGCCGGACCTGCCCCGAGCGTTCCGCACGCCGGCCGTCTGGTTCGTGGCCTCGTTGTCGGTGCTGATGTGCGTCTACCTGATGCTGAACCTCATCGGCGAGACGTGGCTGCGCTTCGGGATCTGGATGCTCATCGGGCTCGTCGTCTACTTCACCTACTCCCGCAACCACAGCCGGGTCGGGCTGCGCGAGGCCGAGGGTGCGAAGCAGCCGACCGCCTGA
- a CDS encoding SigE family RNA polymerase sigma factor: MARRDPAASAEFVAARSRSLHRAAYLMVGDTQLAQDLVQEALTKTYVAWPRLCDPRAAEAYTRKAITTTAISWFRRKGWANERPTETLPDPGRPGHADDIARNDWLWTALQTLPARQRAAIVLRFYDDLTEAQTADAMGCAVGTVKSQVSAGLAKLRKQLEATGAGDAELLPLELMVVTR, encoded by the coding sequence ATGGCCCGACGCGATCCGGCAGCGTCCGCCGAGTTCGTCGCCGCTCGTTCGCGCTCCCTGCACCGGGCGGCGTACCTCATGGTCGGCGACACCCAGCTCGCCCAGGACCTCGTGCAGGAGGCGCTGACCAAGACGTACGTCGCGTGGCCCAGGTTGTGTGACCCGCGCGCCGCGGAGGCCTACACCCGCAAGGCGATCACGACGACGGCGATCTCGTGGTTCCGTCGCAAGGGCTGGGCCAACGAACGCCCGACCGAGACGCTGCCCGACCCAGGCCGGCCCGGCCACGCCGACGACATCGCCCGCAACGACTGGCTGTGGACTGCTCTGCAGACCCTGCCGGCCCGGCAGCGGGCGGCGATCGTGCTGCGGTTCTACGACGACCTCACCGAGGCCCAGACGGCCGACGCGATGGGGTGCGCCGTCGGCACCGTGAAGAGCCAGGTCTCGGCCGGGCTCGCGAAGCTGCGCAAGCAGCTGGAGGCAACCGGGGCCGGCGACGCCGAGCTCCTCCCGCTCGAACTGATGGTGGTGACCCGATGA
- a CDS encoding PAC2 family protein, with the protein MSQESRLVHIVDEVPELDGVDDLTMVVVLTGFLDAGQAADQTAQYLQDGSDGPIVATFDVDVLYDYRARRPAMTFVRDHYDEYDAPRLSVRLVRDTGETPYLLLRGPEPDTRWEGFAAAVRGIVERFGVRRVVSLGAVPMAVPHTRPIAITPHANRPELLVTSSPWQSELRIPSSAQALLELRLGEWGHDALGFVAHIPHYLAQMDYPVASLALLEHLELGGHLTIDLTLMREAAETCEVEIARYLDTNTEVGEVVAALEQQYDAFRRSEESGSSLLAQDQPMPTGEEIGQQFEQFLAGLDRDGPKDGPRDGLGDGLSD; encoded by the coding sequence GTGTCCCAGGAGTCCAGGCTCGTGCACATCGTCGACGAGGTGCCCGAGCTCGACGGAGTAGACGACCTCACGATGGTCGTCGTGCTCACCGGCTTCCTCGATGCCGGCCAGGCCGCCGACCAGACCGCGCAGTACCTCCAGGACGGCTCCGACGGCCCGATCGTCGCCACCTTCGACGTCGACGTCCTCTACGACTACCGCGCCCGCCGGCCGGCAATGACGTTCGTCCGCGACCACTACGACGAGTACGACGCGCCCCGGCTGTCGGTGCGGCTGGTGCGCGACACCGGCGAGACGCCGTACCTCCTGCTCCGCGGGCCCGAGCCCGACACCCGCTGGGAAGGCTTCGCGGCAGCCGTGCGCGGGATCGTCGAGCGTTTCGGCGTACGACGCGTGGTGAGCCTGGGAGCCGTGCCGATGGCGGTGCCGCACACCCGCCCCATCGCCATCACCCCGCACGCCAACCGCCCGGAGCTGCTCGTCACCTCCAGCCCGTGGCAGAGCGAGCTGCGCATCCCGTCGAGCGCGCAGGCGCTGCTGGAGCTGCGGCTGGGGGAGTGGGGCCACGATGCGCTCGGCTTCGTCGCGCACATCCCGCACTACCTCGCCCAGATGGACTACCCCGTGGCCTCGCTCGCCCTGCTCGAGCACCTCGAGCTCGGTGGCCACCTCACGATCGACCTGACCCTGATGCGCGAGGCGGCCGAGACCTGCGAGGTCGAGATCGCCCGCTACCTCGACACCAACACCGAGGTGGGCGAGGTCGTGGCAGCCCTCGAGCAGCAGTACGACGCGTTCCGGCGCTCCGAGGAGAGCGGCTCGTCGCTGCTCGCCCAGGACCAGCCGATGCCCACCGGCGAGGAGATCGGTCAACAGTTCGAGCAGTTCCTGGCCGGGCTCGACAGGGACGGGCCCAAGGATGGCCCGCGTGACGGGCTGGGCGACGGGCTGAGCGACTGA
- a CDS encoding acyl-CoA thioesterase II, producing MPASADDLLRLLELEDLDVDLFRGIQPETTRQRVFGGQVAAQALVAGARSVDAAFAQHSLHSYFLRPGDTSVPIIYDVERIRDGRSFATRRVVARQHGRAIYYLTANYQRAEDGLDHQDVMPDVPGPDEGFPMADLARRSSERAGDDWDREWSALDIRHLGTTAQGLTPDPAHPAQARIWVRVNGDVGDDPLTHLAAFTYASDLTLLGAALVPHGIDITSSRLMPASLDHTIWFHRPFRADQWWLYDQVSPSASGGRGLALARVFTEDGTLVATVAQEGLIRLRNEE from the coding sequence ATGCCGGCTTCGGCAGACGACCTCCTGCGACTGCTCGAGCTCGAGGACCTCGACGTCGACCTCTTCCGCGGCATCCAGCCAGAGACGACCCGGCAGCGCGTCTTCGGTGGCCAGGTGGCCGCGCAGGCGCTGGTGGCGGGAGCGCGCAGCGTCGACGCGGCGTTCGCCCAGCACTCGCTGCACTCGTACTTCCTGCGTCCCGGTGACACGTCGGTCCCGATCATCTACGACGTCGAGCGCATCCGCGACGGCCGCAGCTTCGCCACCCGCCGGGTGGTCGCCCGCCAGCACGGCCGGGCGATCTACTACCTGACGGCCAACTACCAGCGCGCCGAAGACGGCCTCGACCACCAGGACGTCATGCCGGACGTGCCCGGGCCCGACGAGGGCTTCCCGATGGCCGACCTCGCGCGCCGGTCCTCCGAGAGAGCCGGCGACGACTGGGATCGCGAGTGGTCGGCTCTCGACATCCGACACCTCGGCACCACCGCCCAGGGACTGACGCCCGACCCGGCCCATCCGGCCCAGGCGCGGATCTGGGTGCGCGTCAACGGCGACGTCGGCGACGACCCACTCACGCACCTCGCTGCCTTCACGTACGCCAGCGACCTGACGCTGCTGGGCGCGGCCCTGGTGCCGCACGGCATCGACATCACCAGCTCCCGGCTCATGCCGGCGAGCCTCGACCACACGATCTGGTTCCACCGGCCGTTCCGGGCCGACCAGTGGTGGCTCTACGACCAGGTCTCACCGTCCGCCTCGGGGGGCCGCGGCCTGGCGCTGGCCCGGGTCTTCACCGAGGACGGCACGCTTGTCGCCACGGTCGCCCAGGAGGGCCTGATCCGGCTACGCAACGAGGAATAG
- a CDS encoding M23 family metallopeptidase: MSLTWSHAFVPAATAFAVAGAVLVSATSVLGAAAPTTAVSPTVAYDLPFSCGQAWSSATRARHSPSRNAIDFNRPDDAGSSVVAAARGVVTTAVKVDRGGYGRYVVVDHGNDESSLYAHLKAVTVQLGQSVDKGALLGALGASGNASGPHLHFEERSGRSVVSAILAGVGWKASTLTSANCVDLPVAANLGGDAVAELMVFRRTANASFEAMPTATYAGGSMPFGVASDEPVVGDWNGDGLDDLGVRAPRTGNFKLSSPAGVTKLRYGVRGDLPVAGDWNGDGPFEVGVRRPSTSSFLLRRADGTTTTVAMGDANDLPVTGDWNGDGVSDLGVYDQATSTFTLRVVDATGIPVTAVVPFGLAGDLPVIGDWDGNGTSDVGTWAPGTATFSQRQAPLAMSAARSVTSVQWGNPRR; the protein is encoded by the coding sequence TTGAGCCTCACCTGGTCCCATGCGTTCGTACCGGCCGCGACTGCCTTCGCCGTCGCGGGTGCCGTGCTCGTCAGCGCCACGTCCGTCCTCGGGGCAGCGGCTCCGACGACCGCCGTCTCGCCGACCGTCGCCTACGACCTGCCGTTCTCGTGCGGCCAGGCGTGGAGTAGCGCCACCCGCGCGCGGCACAGCCCGAGCCGGAACGCCATCGACTTCAACCGGCCCGACGACGCCGGCAGCAGCGTCGTGGCCGCTGCTCGCGGCGTGGTCACCACCGCCGTCAAGGTCGACCGTGGTGGCTACGGCCGCTACGTGGTCGTCGACCACGGCAACGATGAGAGCTCGCTCTACGCACACCTCAAGGCCGTGACCGTCCAGCTCGGCCAGTCGGTTGACAAGGGGGCCCTCCTCGGCGCCCTCGGCGCCTCCGGCAACGCCAGCGGCCCGCACCTGCACTTCGAGGAGCGCAGTGGCCGCTCGGTCGTCAGCGCGATCCTCGCGGGCGTCGGCTGGAAGGCCAGCACGCTCACGTCTGCCAACTGCGTCGACCTCCCGGTCGCCGCCAACCTGGGCGGCGACGCCGTGGCTGAGCTGATGGTCTTCCGTCGTACGGCCAACGCGTCCTTCGAGGCCATGCCCACCGCGACATACGCCGGCGGATCGATGCCCTTCGGTGTGGCCAGTGACGAACCGGTCGTGGGGGACTGGAACGGCGACGGGCTCGACGACCTCGGTGTGCGCGCCCCGCGCACCGGCAACTTCAAGCTCAGCAGCCCTGCGGGCGTCACGAAGCTCAGGTACGGCGTCCGCGGCGACCTCCCGGTCGCCGGCGACTGGAACGGCGACGGCCCGTTCGAGGTGGGCGTACGCCGGCCGTCGACGTCGTCGTTCCTCCTGCGTCGGGCCGACGGCACGACCACCACCGTCGCGATGGGCGACGCCAACGACCTGCCCGTCACCGGCGACTGGAACGGTGACGGGGTGTCCGACCTCGGCGTCTACGACCAGGCCACCTCCACGTTCACCCTCCGGGTCGTCGACGCCACCGGCATCCCGGTGACCGCCGTCGTGCCGTTCGGCCTGGCGGGCGACCTACCGGTCATCGGCGACTGGGACGGCAACGGCACCAGCGACGTCGGCACCTGGGCACCAGGCACCGCGACGTTCTCCCAGCGGCAGGCGCCGCTGGCGATGAGTGCCGCGCGTTCGGTCACGTCCGTGCAGTGGGGGAACCCGCGGCGCTGA
- a CDS encoding VOC family protein, producing the protein MLNDSLVTANIPASDLERARGFYADTLGLTPADENPGGLVYTTAGGTTFFLYETEYAGQAGHTIAQWHVTDVQAEVDALTSKGLQFDHYDMPGVTWEGDIATMGDMGHAAWFKDSEGNIMCIDDMTG; encoded by the coding sequence ATGCTGAACGACAGTTTGGTGACAGCCAACATCCCGGCGTCGGACCTGGAACGGGCCCGAGGCTTCTACGCCGACACACTCGGCCTCACTCCTGCCGATGAGAACCCCGGTGGACTCGTCTACACGACCGCCGGCGGGACGACGTTCTTCCTCTACGAGACCGAGTACGCCGGTCAGGCCGGCCACACGATCGCCCAGTGGCACGTCACCGACGTGCAGGCCGAGGTGGACGCGCTCACGAGCAAGGGTCTTCAGTTCGACCACTACGACATGCCCGGAGTCACGTGGGAAGGCGACATCGCCACGATGGGCGACATGGGTCATGCCGCGTGGTTCAAGGACAGCGAAGGCAACATCATGTGTATCGACGACATGACCGGCTGA
- a CDS encoding SRPBCC family protein, giving the protein MASTRVTFHVNADRARVYRALLDPEAIGQWRVPFGMSCEVHEFDAREGGTLRVSLTYDALEGRGKSTSSTDTYRGRFVRLVPDETVVEVDEFETDDPALRSKMTMTITLSDAEAGGTDLVALHEGLPDGVPTADNELGWRQSLTRLAALVEER; this is encoded by the coding sequence ATGGCGTCGACCCGGGTCACCTTCCACGTCAACGCAGACCGCGCACGCGTCTACCGCGCGCTCCTCGACCCGGAGGCGATCGGGCAGTGGCGCGTCCCCTTCGGCATGAGCTGCGAGGTGCACGAGTTCGATGCCCGCGAGGGCGGCACCCTCCGGGTCTCCCTGACGTACGACGCGCTGGAGGGCCGCGGGAAGTCGACCTCGAGCACCGACACCTATCGCGGCCGGTTCGTGCGGCTCGTGCCGGACGAGACGGTCGTCGAGGTCGACGAGTTCGAGACGGACGACCCGGCGCTGCGCAGCAAGATGACGATGACCATCACGCTCTCCGACGCGGAGGCGGGTGGCACCGACCTCGTCGCCCTGCACGAGGGACTGCCCGACGGCGTGCCGACCGCCGACAACGAGCTGGGCTGGCGTCAGTCGCTCACGCGGCTGGCCGCGCTCGTGGAAGAACGCTGA
- a CDS encoding MaoC/PaaZ C-terminal domain-containing protein, with product MAGIATLVKAALPAVPGVNQLPGIKKASPGTFSGLSRSRDGVLVDAAGVAAHSRVCEFPRKDTAPLPYPHLLAFPLHMAIMSDSAFPWPAIGTVHLENSITSHRPIQVGETLNLTTSVAAPRLHTKGILLDFVTTATAAGDETVWESTSSYLRRGKGYEDGAEGLKLETTPPGTVDWKLAADLGRTYAGVSGDLNPIHLYPLTAKALGFKRQIAHGMWTLARCVAAIENRLPDAVRVDTAFKKPVFLPGIVSFGLEQQDDGWAFALTNPRDGSPHLVGRSSSL from the coding sequence ATGGCCGGCATCGCCACCCTCGTCAAGGCAGCCCTGCCCGCCGTCCCCGGCGTCAACCAGCTGCCCGGCATCAAGAAGGCCTCGCCCGGCACGTTCAGCGGCCTGAGTCGCTCGCGCGACGGTGTGCTGGTCGACGCCGCCGGCGTCGCGGCGCACTCCCGGGTCTGTGAGTTCCCGCGCAAGGACACCGCGCCGTTGCCCTACCCGCACCTGCTGGCGTTCCCGCTGCACATGGCGATCATGAGCGACTCGGCATTCCCCTGGCCGGCGATCGGGACCGTGCACCTCGAGAACTCCATCACCTCGCACCGGCCGATCCAGGTCGGCGAGACGCTCAACCTCACCACGTCGGTGGCAGCACCCCGGCTGCACACCAAGGGCATCCTGCTCGACTTCGTCACTACCGCCACCGCGGCCGGCGACGAGACCGTGTGGGAGTCGACGTCGTCGTACCTGCGCCGCGGCAAGGGCTACGAGGACGGCGCCGAAGGGCTGAAGCTCGAGACGACCCCGCCCGGCACGGTCGACTGGAAGCTCGCGGCCGACCTCGGTCGCACGTACGCCGGGGTGTCGGGAGACCTGAACCCGATCCACCTCTACCCGCTGACCGCGAAGGCGCTGGGTTTCAAGCGCCAGATCGCGCACGGCATGTGGACCCTCGCCCGCTGCGTGGCCGCCATCGAGAACCGGCTGCCCGACGCGGTGCGGGTCGACACGGCGTTCAAGAAGCCGGTGTTCCTGCCCGGCATCGTGTCGTTCGGGCTCGAGCAGCAGGACGACGGTTGGGCGTTCGCGCTCACCAATCCGCGTGACGGGTCACCGCACCTCGTGGGGCGCAGCAGCTCGCTCTGA
- a CDS encoding 3-oxoacyl-ACP reductase, with translation MSDRYQGFVTSPVGRLLVKNLGLPNPTTLERYTAGDPLVQGTVLVGGAGRLADSLTPTLDGLGITAVAGDPGDDTRFKGLVFDATAITTSAGLLALQEFFTPLMRRLETCPRVVVLGTEPSAVKGGERVAQRALEGFTRSLGKEIGKGGTVQLVYVAPGAESALDSTLAFLLSPKSAYVSGQVVRIGAHGSTDAGEVADWARPLEGKIALVTGAGRGIGEQIARVLHREGATVVGVDVPQAASDLVTLMKELDGDHLALDITHSDAAQRIAHHLTTEHGGVDIVVHNAGITRDKKLANMAADRWESVIAVNLTAPETITRELLDQGVINNNGRIVGVASIAGIAGNVGQTNYAASKAGVIGLVDSLADELDNGITVNAVAPGFIITAMTAAVPFATREVGQRLNALSQGGLPVDVAETIAWYASPGSTAINGNVVRVCGQMMLGA, from the coding sequence ATGAGTGATCGCTACCAAGGTTTCGTGACGTCCCCCGTCGGCAGGCTGCTGGTCAAGAACCTGGGGCTGCCCAACCCCACAACGCTCGAGCGCTACACCGCCGGAGACCCGCTCGTGCAGGGCACCGTGCTGGTGGGAGGGGCCGGTCGTCTCGCCGACTCCCTGACTCCGACGCTCGACGGGCTCGGCATCACGGCTGTCGCCGGCGACCCGGGTGACGACACCCGCTTCAAGGGACTCGTCTTCGACGCCACCGCGATCACCACCTCGGCCGGACTGCTCGCCCTGCAGGAGTTCTTCACACCGCTCATGCGCCGCCTCGAGACGTGCCCGCGGGTCGTCGTACTCGGCACGGAGCCGTCCGCGGTCAAGGGTGGCGAGCGGGTCGCGCAGCGCGCCCTCGAAGGCTTCACCCGTTCGCTGGGCAAGGAGATCGGCAAGGGCGGCACGGTCCAGCTCGTGTACGTCGCCCCAGGAGCCGAGTCGGCGCTCGACTCGACGCTGGCCTTCCTGCTCTCCCCCAAGTCTGCCTACGTGTCCGGCCAGGTCGTGCGCATCGGCGCCCACGGGTCGACCGACGCCGGCGAGGTCGCCGACTGGGCACGTCCGCTCGAGGGCAAGATCGCGCTCGTCACCGGGGCCGGCCGCGGCATCGGTGAGCAGATCGCCCGCGTGCTGCACCGCGAAGGCGCCACCGTCGTCGGCGTCGACGTGCCCCAGGCTGCCAGCGACCTGGTGACCCTGATGAAGGAGCTCGACGGTGACCACCTCGCCCTCGACATCACCCACAGCGACGCGGCGCAGCGCATTGCGCACCACCTGACCACGGAGCACGGCGGTGTCGACATCGTCGTGCACAACGCAGGCATCACGCGCGACAAGAAGCTCGCCAACATGGCGGCGGACCGGTGGGAGTCGGTGATCGCGGTCAATCTCACCGCACCCGAGACCATCACCCGCGAGCTGCTCGACCAGGGCGTCATCAACAACAACGGCCGCATCGTGGGCGTCGCGTCGATCGCGGGCATCGCGGGCAACGTCGGCCAGACCAACTACGCCGCGTCGAAGGCCGGCGTCATCGGCCTCGTCGACAGCCTCGCCGACGAGCTCGACAACGGCATCACGGTCAACGCCGTGGCGCCCGGGTTCATCATCACGGCGATGACCGCGGCGGTGCCGTTCGCGACCCGCGAGGTCGGCCAGCGCCTGAACGCGCTCAGCCAGGGCGGGCTGCCGGTGGACGTCGCCGAGACGATCGCCTGGTACGCCTCCCCCGGCTCGACCGCCATCAACGGCAACGTCGTGCGGGTCTGCGGCCAGATGATGCTGGGTGCCTGA